In one window of Tumebacillus algifaecis DNA:
- a CDS encoding spore germination protein, with protein MTDNFLNKRFQRKMKQNNPAVKKNSVPEILNEESLRSLFASSADVVMINFPHQQHRAISTLLIYCEGMIDSKVMHQHVLPDLERMLEIFETWEEFALELEKSMEWRRLNQHSEVAKLLFAGCVIVFFPIQECFYSINIAQVPQRQTEESNTEISIKGARDGFTEDINTNVALIRKRLRTASLHNERWVIGSRSQTKVSLLYFSDIIRSEVIEEARARLKRLDVDALVSSGQLEEGISDSSLSIFPLVDYIGRPDFAIECLLRGRFIILVDGSPMALIAPCNFFELLKTPEDSYLPYHFVIFERFLRLIGLIMAIFLPGFWISLTSFNMDQIPFPLLATISTSRFGLPFSTPIEFLLMLGMFELFREAGIRLPKAVGQTVAVLGGLIIGEAAIRAGLTSPTMLVVSAITAVSTFTLVNQTLSGTVTIVRLYIFLWSSLLGMFGFFIGMLSLLAYLSVQESFGLPYLAPLSPLTWKDLMSGLLTKPWAATKRRPAMLNTPDDTRQERDAE; from the coding sequence ATGACTGACAACTTCCTGAACAAGAGATTTCAAAGGAAAATGAAACAAAATAACCCAGCCGTGAAAAAGAACTCTGTTCCGGAAATACTGAACGAAGAATCGCTACGCTCTTTATTTGCCTCATCAGCAGATGTCGTCATGATTAACTTTCCGCATCAGCAACATCGAGCGATTTCGACGCTACTGATTTACTGCGAAGGAATGATTGATTCCAAAGTCATGCATCAGCACGTGCTACCCGATTTAGAACGGATGCTGGAGATTTTCGAAACTTGGGAAGAATTCGCTCTCGAGCTAGAAAAATCGATGGAATGGCGTCGATTGAACCAGCATTCTGAAGTAGCAAAGCTTCTTTTCGCTGGATGTGTAATCGTTTTTTTCCCGATCCAAGAGTGCTTTTATTCGATCAACATCGCCCAAGTGCCACAAAGACAAACCGAGGAATCAAATACTGAAATTTCCATCAAAGGCGCTCGGGACGGGTTTACCGAAGATATTAACACCAATGTGGCATTAATACGTAAACGGCTTCGTACCGCTTCCTTACACAATGAGCGGTGGGTCATCGGTTCCCGTAGCCAGACCAAAGTATCGTTGCTGTATTTTTCCGATATTATCCGTTCCGAAGTAATTGAAGAAGCGAGAGCACGCTTGAAACGGCTCGATGTCGATGCATTGGTAAGCAGTGGCCAATTGGAAGAGGGGATCTCCGATTCTTCTTTATCGATATTTCCGCTCGTGGATTACATCGGGAGACCCGATTTTGCAATAGAATGTTTGCTCAGAGGGCGTTTTATCATCTTGGTGGACGGTTCCCCGATGGCACTTATTGCCCCTTGCAACTTTTTTGAGTTACTAAAAACACCTGAGGATTCTTATCTGCCATACCATTTCGTTATTTTTGAGCGATTCCTTCGGCTGATTGGTTTGATTATGGCCATTTTCTTACCGGGTTTTTGGATCTCACTGACTTCCTTTAACATGGACCAGATTCCCTTCCCCCTGCTTGCGACCATCTCAACATCTAGGTTCGGACTTCCGTTTTCTACACCCATAGAATTTCTCTTAATGCTCGGCATGTTCGAGCTATTTAGAGAAGCAGGAATTCGTTTGCCAAAAGCTGTAGGTCAAACCGTAGCCGTCCTAGGCGGGCTGATCATCGGGGAGGCGGCGATTCGTGCCGGTCTTACATCACCAACCATGCTGGTCGTATCTGCCATAACGGCTGTGTCTACTTTCACACTTGTCAATCAAACGTTAAGCGGAACAGTTACCATCGTCCGGCTGTATATTTTCCTATGGTCCTCCCTGCTGGGAATGTTCGGTTTCTTTATCGGTATGTTGAGCCTCCTTGCTTACCTTTCCGTTCAGGAGTCCTTTGGTCTCCCCTATTTGGCACCTCTATCCCCGCTAACTTGGAAAGACCTTATGTCCGGATTACTAACCAAACCCTGGGCTGCTACTAAGAGAAGACCCGCGATGCTGAACACG
- a CDS encoding GerAB/ArcD/ProY family transporter, with protein MSTGKKISVLNAYFIILLSLGITNHVILLPLLLQTAKRDAWVGVLLTMLLLMIWVYSLCFIMKRTNQQSIFPWFRERYGAVVGWLFLIVSTFYFFLMALIMVRETSTWIKVTYLPHTPKVVVLIALVLLCIFVAFNGIRSIAIISGILLPFVWILGHFVAVANLQYKDYSLLTPLFTEGYKPMLKSMIVAGGGFLELIVLIFIQHHMSRRISYLSVSILAAVLAGLTLGPLMGAIANFGFEAAMQLRYPAYDQWMLVSITKYITHLDFFALYQWLSGSLIRISLFLFIITDMIPFKNQKRRLPFLFVLGAALIGLTLNSAVDKQIELFILGKYSVVSFTFLAALTIIIAFSTILKVQCKR; from the coding sequence ATGTCAACAGGCAAGAAAATTTCAGTTCTTAATGCCTATTTTATTATATTGCTCTCATTAGGGATTACTAATCATGTCATTCTGCTCCCGCTTCTTCTGCAAACAGCCAAACGCGACGCATGGGTCGGCGTATTATTGACAATGCTTTTGCTCATGATTTGGGTATATTCTCTTTGCTTCATTATGAAACGAACAAACCAGCAGTCCATATTTCCTTGGTTCAGGGAGCGCTACGGTGCCGTGGTCGGCTGGTTATTTCTGATCGTTTCCACATTTTATTTTTTCCTGATGGCTTTGATTATGGTAAGAGAGACATCCACTTGGATCAAAGTGACATACTTGCCACACACGCCAAAAGTGGTTGTTCTGATCGCCCTTGTCCTGCTGTGCATCTTCGTCGCCTTCAACGGGATTCGATCTATTGCAATCATATCTGGGATCTTGCTCCCCTTCGTTTGGATATTGGGTCACTTTGTAGCCGTAGCAAACCTCCAGTACAAAGATTACTCCTTACTGACCCCGTTATTCACCGAAGGGTACAAGCCTATGCTCAAAAGTATGATCGTTGCAGGTGGAGGCTTTCTGGAATTGATCGTTTTGATCTTCATCCAACATCATATGTCTCGTCGAATCAGTTACTTATCTGTTAGCATTCTGGCTGCTGTACTGGCTGGACTTACATTGGGGCCGTTAATGGGAGCTATTGCTAATTTCGGCTTTGAAGCGGCGATGCAACTCCGATATCCCGCTTATGATCAGTGGATGCTAGTTAGTATCACCAAATATATCACTCATCTTGACTTTTTTGCCTTGTATCAGTGGTTGTCCGGATCTTTAATCCGTATCTCCCTCTTCCTATTTATCATCACAGACATGATTCCTTTCAAGAACCAAAAGCGCCGTCTCCCCTTCTTGTTCGTACTTGGTGCAGCCTTGATTGGATTGACATTAAACTCAGCGGTCGATAAACAGATCGAATTATTCATATTAGGCAAGTACTCTGTGGTCTCTTTCACGTTTCTTGCGGCACTAACGATCATCATTGCCTTCTCCACGATCCTTAAAGTCCAATGTAAAAGGTGA
- a CDS encoding non-ribosomal peptide synthetase produces MVDNRVNVATLVELLQIRAQSWADRDAFAFLSDNVEERITFAELDRKARAVAAVLQGLGAEGERALLLYQSGLEYIVAFFGCLYAGVFAIPAYPPRQNGNLDRLQAIVKDSEAKYALTTTAILSGVEKRFGDAEGLSDLAWVNTDEVKDSEAERWKMPKIDGETLAFLQYTSGSTSAPKGVMLTHGNLLANLELIQSSFETSEQDRAVIWLPPYHDMGLIGGILQPIYAGFYTTLMAPVAFVQRPLRWLQEISRTRASVSGGPNFAYELCLDKITPEQRDQLDLSTWSVAFTGAEPIRKETLDRFAEFFAPCGFRKEAFYSCYGLAEGTLLVTGGKKAEFPIVNEFDGEQLEQNRAVLLTEPIEGSRTLVSSGRSPQAQQVVVVDVESLTLCAEEQVGEIWVSGPSIAQGYWNRPEQTKETFCAMLDETGAGPFLRTGDLGFLQDGELYVTGRMKDLIIIRGRNHYPQDLEFTVQECHPAIATGNLAAFSVVIEEEERLVITAEVERSMRRSNLDEVIATVRQAVAEAHELQVYGIVLLKPASIPKTSSGKIQRHACKDRFLHGGLDVLKSDVLDRAAAEEGQDAALDLQLSRADLMAVEQEARGKLLEQYLLARAAEALKVSAAQIGRDKPLGALGMDSLTAVELKHEIEESFGVDLPLSVLLEGPSVATLTVDVLNELAGALEASTNVLPMEPGVHPLSHGQRALYFLQTLQPDSAAYNIASAVQIGSGLDVQQLRGAIAKLVERHPLLRTTFVRDEEEPMQVVHAKLNVPIVVEDATQWTNEQVQAHLTQEMHRPFDLQNGPLLRINLYPRATGEHVMLLAVHHIIVDFWSLGVIVQELSALYAGQELQAAGTAYADFAGWQSEMLSSAEGAEKLSYWQAELAGELPVLSLPTDQPRPSAQAHFGATHSRKLSGALTAQVKELAQSQGTTLFTTLLSAYQVLLHRYSGQDDILVGTPTVGRSKAKYANTVGYFVNPVVVRGDLSVNPTFAEFMQSVTQKVRGALSNQDYPFPLLVEKLAPKRDQSYSPLFQAMFVLQKSHLDQDGLTGFALNDSSAQMMLGDLPLQSWALERRSAQFDLTLMMAEVNGELIASFEYDLGLFNAETIERMALHFETLLHSLVANPALTVGEAKILPTEEQQRLLVEWNATEVDFGTQAPLHRLFEEQAARTPEANAVVFESTELTYRELNERANRLAHRLQKSGVGADVLVGICMERSLEMVVSLLATLKAGGAYVPLDPSYPQERLAFILEDAKPPVLLTQAHLQAGLPAHTAELIVVDQTDISGEIAENPTQSVTAEDLAYVIFTSGSTGRPKGAMLPHRAICNHMLWMLRTYGLNETDRILQKTPFGFDASVWEFWAPLLAGGQLIIAKPGGHQDPVYLSDAIKRYGVTMLQVVPSLLSVLLKSKLLRSAKTLRYVFCGGEVLSPIDTTEFCDTMPNASLVNLYGPTEACIDTTSWTVSYETDLDPIDDEVAIILERVNMLIPIGRPIANAQVYILDEHLQPVPIGVAGELHIGGAGLARGYVGRPDLTEEKFIDSPYGRLYKTGDMARWLPDGLIDYLGRLDDQVKVRGFRIELGEIETVLSQHQQVQEVVVIAREDVPGDQRLVAYVVAKGDLTSLDLRTHAQGILPEYMLPSAYVMLEAFPHLPNGKVDRRALPRPEASRGDVQYVAPRNQTEAELAEIFAELLGVERVSMTDNFFDLGGHSLLAMQVVARVGKVFSVQIALRSLFDLPTVEKFAAFIQRTAKTELPPLLPVSREGDLPLSFAQERLWFFEELQSGTATYNIPGGLRLTGPLDLQALEESLNVILVQHEALRTSFVTTDGQPKQVIAPQAVVPFVVIDLQGLSEADREAEAVRITDEEARKPFTLSQAPLMRATLLCLGREEHILLLTLHHIVADGWSLGLLMRELSANYWAITAGRPLVHSDLPIQYVDFAQWQKGLGSLLETQLNYWKRQLGGELPVLQLPTDKPRPAVKTYNGAARTLTLSKRLSEEVNVLAHRNEVTLYMTLLAAFQTLLYRYTGQNDIIVGSPSAGRNREELSQLIGFFVNTLVIRTQVDEGNLSFEELLLRVRDTSLDAFYNQDVPFEMLLDELQPERNMSQTPLFQVMFALQNAPFDLYMEGLKTERIEGDSATAKFDLTLQATETNRGIVLTLEYNTDLYESATIDRMLNHYATLLQGAVETPEQKLKHLPLLTTAEQEQQLITWNQTQANYPSEDTLHSLFEAWVEQQPDTPAVLGNGRQLTYAELNARANQVAHALQQRGVGPDTFVGISLERSPELLVAIFATLKAGGAYVPLDPSHPKDRLHFILDDAKPSVLLTQSTLADTFAGADVQILLLDSTGLEYASESTANPPRVATPDNLSYMLYTSGTTGLPKGALLQHRGVVNMLSDFSERKRVEPGAPAALWANYGFDLSVLEIFTCFMEGGTLYLMPDEIRSDSVAYFHWLEEHAIQCAFIPPFMVKDFNQWLDEQPRNIRLSRILTGVEPVLEPLVAEMAQRLPEMLIINGYGPTEASICATLYTFDPHCVQERNLPIGQAVQNTELYILDANQQLVPLGVTGELHVGGTGLARGYLNRPELNEERFVPHPFKPGERLYRTGDVVRRLPDGNIEYVSRIDHQVKVRGYRIELGEIEAVLSQHPKVVQTVVLAREDGGDKYLAAYIVPTGADAPTSAELRNDLKDKLPIYMIPSAFVMLDAIPLTSNGKVDRKALPEPVITRTVEYVAPRTEAEEKMALIWSAVLGVEQVGVHDNFFDLGGHSLLATQLITRVRTTFSVELPVRSLFEVATIAELSAMVEGLQQKAVTAPQQPAMKKLNRERRKL; encoded by the coding sequence ATGGTGGATAACCGAGTCAATGTTGCAACCCTGGTCGAACTGTTGCAAATCAGAGCGCAAAGCTGGGCGGACCGGGATGCATTCGCATTTTTATCAGACAATGTGGAAGAGCGCATCACGTTTGCTGAACTGGATCGGAAGGCGCGGGCGGTCGCGGCGGTATTGCAGGGGCTGGGCGCGGAAGGAGAGCGTGCGCTTCTCTTGTACCAATCAGGGCTGGAGTATATAGTCGCCTTCTTTGGTTGCCTGTATGCCGGAGTGTTTGCGATTCCGGCCTATCCGCCGCGGCAGAACGGGAACTTGGATCGTCTGCAGGCGATCGTCAAGGACTCGGAAGCTAAATACGCGCTGACCACAACGGCGATTTTGAGCGGTGTGGAGAAGCGTTTTGGTGACGCGGAGGGTCTGAGCGATCTGGCGTGGGTGAACACCGATGAAGTGAAAGACAGCGAGGCGGAGCGCTGGAAAATGCCCAAGATCGACGGTGAGACCTTGGCGTTCTTGCAGTACACGTCAGGCTCGACGTCTGCGCCGAAAGGGGTCATGTTGACACATGGCAATCTGCTGGCGAACTTGGAGCTGATTCAAAGCAGCTTTGAGACATCGGAACAGGACCGCGCTGTGATCTGGTTGCCACCGTATCATGACATGGGATTGATCGGCGGGATCTTGCAGCCGATCTATGCCGGTTTTTACACGACGTTGATGGCGCCTGTCGCCTTTGTCCAACGTCCGTTGCGTTGGTTGCAGGAAATCTCCCGCACCAGAGCATCGGTGTCTGGCGGCCCGAACTTTGCTTATGAGCTCTGTCTCGACAAGATCACGCCGGAGCAACGCGATCAACTCGATCTTTCCACATGGTCGGTGGCGTTTACAGGCGCTGAACCGATTCGCAAAGAGACGCTCGATCGGTTTGCCGAGTTTTTTGCACCGTGCGGTTTTCGAAAAGAAGCCTTTTATTCCTGTTACGGGCTGGCGGAAGGCACGTTGCTTGTCACCGGGGGCAAGAAAGCGGAATTCCCGATTGTCAATGAGTTTGATGGCGAGCAATTGGAACAGAACCGGGCGGTCCTGCTGACCGAGCCGATCGAAGGCAGCCGGACGTTGGTCTCGTCGGGCCGTTCGCCACAAGCTCAGCAGGTCGTGGTTGTCGATGTCGAATCGCTCACTCTCTGCGCAGAGGAGCAGGTTGGCGAGATTTGGGTGTCAGGTCCGTCGATCGCACAAGGCTACTGGAATCGCCCGGAGCAGACGAAAGAGACGTTTTGCGCGATGCTGGACGAAACGGGAGCCGGTCCCTTTTTGCGCACAGGCGACCTTGGCTTTTTGCAAGATGGAGAACTGTATGTGACGGGACGGATGAAAGATTTGATCATCATTCGCGGGCGCAATCACTATCCGCAGGATCTTGAGTTTACGGTGCAAGAATGCCACCCGGCGATCGCGACGGGCAACTTGGCCGCATTTTCGGTCGTGATCGAGGAAGAAGAGCGACTGGTGATCACAGCAGAAGTGGAGCGCTCGATGCGCAGGTCCAATCTGGATGAGGTGATCGCCACCGTGCGCCAAGCGGTCGCCGAAGCGCATGAGTTGCAAGTGTACGGCATCGTGCTGTTGAAGCCTGCGAGCATTCCGAAGACCTCGTCGGGCAAGATTCAGCGCCACGCCTGCAAAGATCGCTTTTTGCACGGTGGGTTGGACGTGTTGAAGTCCGATGTGTTGGATCGAGCGGCGGCAGAGGAAGGTCAGGACGCAGCGCTTGACCTACAACTGAGCCGAGCTGACCTGATGGCTGTGGAGCAGGAAGCGCGCGGCAAACTGCTGGAGCAGTATCTGCTGGCTCGGGCTGCGGAGGCGCTCAAAGTGTCGGCGGCGCAGATCGGACGTGACAAACCGCTGGGAGCGCTCGGCATGGACTCGCTGACGGCGGTGGAGTTGAAGCATGAGATCGAGGAGAGCTTCGGTGTCGATCTGCCGCTGTCTGTACTGCTCGAAGGTCCGAGCGTTGCGACGCTGACAGTCGATGTGCTGAACGAATTGGCAGGGGCTTTGGAAGCATCGACAAACGTTCTGCCGATGGAGCCGGGCGTGCATCCGTTGTCGCACGGACAGCGTGCGCTCTATTTCTTGCAGACGTTGCAGCCGGACAGCGCCGCGTACAACATTGCCAGCGCCGTACAAATCGGGTCGGGACTCGATGTACAACAACTGCGTGGTGCGATCGCAAAGCTGGTCGAGCGCCATCCGCTCTTGCGCACCACGTTTGTGCGGGATGAGGAAGAGCCGATGCAGGTTGTGCATGCGAAGCTTAACGTGCCGATCGTTGTGGAAGATGCAACCCAGTGGACGAATGAACAAGTCCAAGCGCATTTGACACAGGAGATGCATCGTCCATTCGATTTGCAAAACGGGCCGCTGCTGCGGATCAACTTGTACCCGCGAGCCACTGGGGAACATGTGATGTTGCTGGCGGTGCACCACATCATCGTCGATTTCTGGTCGCTCGGTGTGATCGTGCAAGAGTTGTCTGCGCTGTATGCAGGTCAGGAACTTCAGGCTGCCGGAACGGCGTATGCCGATTTCGCTGGCTGGCAGAGCGAGATGCTGTCCAGTGCCGAAGGAGCGGAAAAGTTGTCCTACTGGCAGGCAGAATTGGCCGGAGAACTGCCGGTGCTCAGCCTGCCAACCGACCAACCGCGCCCGAGTGCACAGGCTCATTTTGGCGCCACTCACTCGCGCAAGCTGAGCGGGGCGTTGACCGCCCAAGTGAAAGAACTCGCTCAGTCACAGGGCACGACCCTGTTTACCACGCTGCTGTCCGCCTATCAGGTGCTTTTGCACCGCTACTCGGGTCAGGACGATATTTTGGTCGGCACGCCGACCGTCGGGCGCAGCAAAGCGAAATATGCGAACACCGTCGGTTATTTTGTCAATCCGGTCGTTGTGCGTGGCGATCTGTCGGTCAATCCCACGTTTGCTGAGTTCATGCAGTCGGTGACCCAAAAGGTGCGTGGAGCGCTGTCGAATCAGGATTATCCGTTCCCGCTGCTCGTGGAAAAATTGGCACCGAAGCGCGATCAAAGTTACTCACCGCTGTTTCAAGCGATGTTCGTCCTGCAAAAATCACATCTGGATCAGGACGGATTGACCGGATTTGCACTCAATGACTCCAGTGCACAGATGATGCTTGGCGACCTGCCTTTGCAATCGTGGGCGCTGGAGCGCCGATCCGCACAATTTGATCTGACGCTGATGATGGCAGAAGTGAACGGGGAATTGATCGCTTCCTTTGAATATGACCTCGGTCTGTTCAACGCCGAGACGATTGAACGGATGGCTCTCCATTTTGAAACCTTGCTCCACTCGCTGGTTGCAAATCCGGCACTTACAGTCGGGGAAGCGAAGATCCTTCCGACAGAGGAGCAACAACGCCTGCTGGTGGAGTGGAATGCGACCGAAGTCGATTTTGGTACACAAGCACCTTTGCACCGCCTGTTCGAAGAGCAGGCTGCACGCACGCCCGAAGCGAACGCGGTGGTCTTTGAGAGCACAGAATTGACCTATCGCGAACTGAATGAACGGGCGAACCGCTTGGCACACCGCTTGCAAAAATCGGGGGTGGGTGCAGATGTGCTGGTCGGCATCTGCATGGAGCGCTCGTTGGAGATGGTCGTCTCCCTGCTGGCGACGCTGAAGGCGGGCGGGGCCTACGTGCCGCTCGACCCAAGTTATCCACAGGAACGTTTGGCCTTCATTTTGGAGGATGCTAAACCGCCAGTGCTGTTGACACAGGCGCATTTGCAAGCAGGTCTGCCTGCGCATACAGCCGAGTTGATCGTGGTGGACCAAACGGATATTTCCGGGGAAATAGCAGAAAATCCGACTCAATCTGTCACGGCAGAAGATCTGGCCTACGTCATCTTTACCTCCGGTTCTACAGGACGTCCGAAAGGTGCCATGCTGCCACATCGGGCGATCTGCAATCATATGTTGTGGATGCTCCGAACGTATGGCTTGAACGAAACGGATCGCATTTTGCAAAAAACGCCGTTTGGGTTTGACGCATCGGTTTGGGAATTCTGGGCACCGCTGTTGGCTGGCGGCCAGTTGATCATCGCCAAGCCGGGCGGCCATCAAGACCCCGTCTATCTGTCGGATGCGATCAAACGATATGGCGTGACGATGCTGCAAGTGGTGCCGTCCTTGCTGAGCGTACTGTTGAAGAGCAAGTTGCTTCGATCCGCGAAAACGCTGCGCTATGTGTTCTGCGGTGGTGAAGTGTTGTCGCCTATCGATACGACCGAGTTTTGCGACACGATGCCGAACGCCTCGCTGGTCAACCTGTACGGCCCGACCGAAGCGTGCATCGACACGACGTCTTGGACGGTCAGCTATGAGACGGATCTCGACCCGATCGACGATGAAGTAGCGATCATCCTTGAGCGCGTCAACATGCTGATCCCGATCGGCCGCCCGATCGCCAATGCGCAAGTCTACATCCTCGATGAACACCTGCAACCTGTACCGATCGGTGTGGCAGGTGAACTGCACATCGGTGGGGCAGGATTGGCGCGCGGATATGTCGGACGTCCTGATTTGACAGAAGAAAAGTTTATTGACAGCCCGTATGGGCGTTTGTATAAAACGGGCGACATGGCACGTTGGTTGCCCGATGGTTTGATCGACTACCTTGGCCGTCTCGACGATCAGGTCAAAGTGCGCGGCTTCCGCATCGAACTCGGTGAGATCGAAACGGTCTTGAGCCAACATCAACAGGTGCAGGAAGTGGTCGTGATCGCACGAGAAGACGTGCCGGGCGATCAACGCCTCGTCGCCTATGTGGTGGCGAAAGGGGACTTGACCTCGCTCGATCTGCGCACCCATGCACAAGGCATCTTGCCGGAGTACATGTTGCCGTCTGCTTACGTCATGCTCGAAGCGTTCCCGCATCTGCCAAACGGCAAGGTTGACCGTCGAGCGTTGCCCCGTCCGGAAGCGTCGCGCGGCGATGTTCAATATGTGGCGCCGCGCAATCAGACGGAAGCGGAGTTGGCGGAGATTTTCGCTGAGCTGTTGGGTGTGGAACGTGTGAGCATGACCGACAACTTCTTTGACCTCGGCGGACATTCGTTGCTCGCGATGCAGGTTGTCGCCCGTGTTGGCAAAGTGTTTTCGGTGCAAATCGCCCTGCGCAGCCTGTTCGATCTCCCAACGGTCGAGAAGTTCGCAGCGTTCATTCAACGCACGGCGAAAACGGAACTTCCGCCACTTTTGCCCGTCTCACGGGAAGGCGATCTGCCGCTCTCCTTCGCTCAGGAACGCCTGTGGTTCTTTGAAGAATTGCAAAGTGGTACGGCAACCTACAACATTCCAGGTGGTTTGCGCCTGACGGGGCCGTTGGATCTTCAAGCGCTGGAAGAGAGCTTGAACGTCATCTTGGTTCAACATGAAGCACTGCGTACTTCGTTTGTCACCACGGATGGGCAGCCCAAGCAGGTGATTGCGCCGCAAGCTGTCGTTCCGTTTGTGGTGATCGATCTGCAAGGGTTGTCAGAAGCGGATCGTGAAGCAGAAGCGGTACGCATCACCGACGAAGAGGCGCGCAAACCGTTCACGCTCTCGCAAGCACCGCTGATGCGTGCAACCTTGCTGTGCTTGGGCCGAGAGGAGCACATTTTGCTGCTCACCTTGCATCACATCGTAGCGGACGGCTGGTCGCTCGGCCTCCTGATGCGTGAGCTGTCCGCGAATTACTGGGCGATCACGGCAGGACGGCCTTTGGTGCACTCCGACTTGCCGATCCAATATGTGGACTTCGCACAGTGGCAAAAGGGCCTTGGCAGTTTGCTCGAGACGCAGTTGAATTATTGGAAACGGCAACTCGGTGGCGAACTGCCCGTCCTGCAACTGCCGACCGACAAGCCGCGGCCGGCGGTGAAAACGTACAACGGGGCCGCGCGCACTTTGACGCTGTCCAAACGATTGTCCGAAGAGGTCAATGTGCTGGCTCACCGCAACGAGGTCACCTTGTACATGACGTTGCTCGCCGCCTTCCAAACGCTGCTCTATCGCTACACGGGGCAGAACGATATCATCGTCGGCTCTCCTTCGGCGGGCCGCAACCGAGAAGAACTGTCCCAACTGATCGGCTTTTTCGTCAACACCTTGGTCATTCGCACGCAGGTAGACGAAGGGAACTTGAGCTTTGAAGAGTTGTTGCTTCGCGTCCGCGACACGTCACTCGATGCTTTTTACAACCAAGATGTGCCGTTTGAAATGTTGCTTGATGAACTGCAACCGGAGCGGAACATGAGCCAAACGCCTTTGTTCCAAGTGATGTTCGCCCTGCAAAACGCGCCGTTCGACCTCTATATGGAAGGTTTGAAAACGGAACGGATCGAAGGCGACAGCGCGACCGCCAAGTTCGACCTGACTTTGCAGGCGACCGAGACGAACCGCGGGATCGTCTTGACGCTCGAATACAACACCGATCTGTACGAGTCGGCAACGATCGATCGCATGCTGAACCATTACGCGACCTTGTTGCAAGGCGCGGTAGAGACACCGGAGCAAAAGCTCAAACATCTGCCGTTGCTCACCACTGCAGAACAAGAGCAGCAATTGATTACATGGAACCAGACCCAAGCGAACTACCCGAGCGAGGACACCCTGCACAGCCTGTTCGAAGCTTGGGTGGAGCAACAGCCGGACACTCCTGCTGTGCTCGGCAATGGTCGCCAACTGACCTATGCCGAACTGAACGCTCGTGCCAACCAAGTGGCGCATGCGCTGCAACAGCGCGGCGTCGGCCCGGATACGTTCGTCGGGATCTCGCTGGAGCGCTCGCCGGAACTGCTTGTCGCCATCTTCGCGACGCTCAAGGCGGGCGGGGCTTATGTGCCGCTCGACCCGTCGCATCCGAAAGACCGACTGCACTTTATTCTTGACGATGCAAAACCGTCCGTTCTGCTAACACAGTCCACACTGGCCGACACCTTTGCTGGGGCGGACGTCCAGATCTTGTTGCTCGACAGCACTGGACTTGAGTATGCAAGCGAAAGCACGGCGAACCCGCCGCGCGTTGCGACCCCCGACAACTTGAGCTACATGCTCTACACGTCCGGGACGACAGGTTTGCCCAAAGGCGCACTGTTGCAACATCGCGGTGTGGTCAACATGCTGAGCGACTTTAGCGAACGCAAAAGAGTGGAACCGGGCGCACCGGCCGCACTGTGGGCGAACTACGGTTTTGACCTGTCCGTGCTGGAGATTTTCACCTGTTTTATGGAGGGCGGTACGCTGTATCTGATGCCGGATGAAATCAGAAGCGACAGTGTCGCCTACTTCCACTGGTTGGAAGAGCACGCCATTCAATGCGCTTTTATCCCACCGTTCATGGTCAAAGATTTCAACCAGTGGTTGGATGAGCAGCCGCGCAACATCAGATTGAGCCGCATCCTGACCGGGGTTGAGCCGGTGTTAGAGCCGCTTGTGGCCGAAATGGCGCAACGATTGCCTGAGATGCTCATCATCAACGGCTACGGTCCGACCGAAGCGTCGATCTGCGCAACGCTGTACACGTTTGATCCGCATTGCGTACAAGAGCGCAATCTGCCGATCGGCCAGGCGGTACAGAACACGGAGCTCTACATTCTGGACGCCAACCAGCAACTGGTGCCTCTAGGCGTCACAGGTGAACTGCATGTTGGGGGCACAGGGCTTGCCCGTGGCTACCTGAACCGTCCGGAACTGAACGAGGAGCGATTTGTCCCGCATCCGTTCAAGCCGGGTGAACGTCTGTACCGCACGGGCGATGTGGTGCGCAGACTGCCCGATGGCAACATTGAGTACGTCTCGCGCATCGACCATCAGGTCAAAGTGCGCGGCTATCGCATCGAACTCGGCGAGATCGAAGCGGTGCTCAGCCAGCATCCGAAAGTGGTGCAGACGGTCGTTCTCGCTCGCGAAGATGGCGGCGATAAGTACCTCGCTGCCTACATCGTACCGACCGGAGCGGATGCGCCGACCAGCGCTGAACTGCGCAACGACCTGAAAGACAAACTGCCGATCTACATGATCCCGAGCGCATTTGTGATGCTCGATGCGATTCCGCTGACCAGCAACGGCAAAGTGGACCGCAAAGCGCTACCTGAACCGGTGATTACGCGCACCGTCGAGTATGTGGCGCCGCGCACCGAAGCGGAAGAGAAAATGGCGTTGATCTGGTCGGCAGTGCTCGGCGTCGAGCAAGTGGGCGTACATGACAACTTCTTTGACTTGGGAGGCCATTCGTTGCTCGCCACACAGCTGATCACTCGCGTCCGCACCACGTTCTCGGTGGAGTTGCCAGTTCGCTCCTTGTTTGAAGTGGCGACGATTGCGGAACTGTCTGCGATGGTTGAAGGTTTGCAGCAAAAAGCGGTCACGGCACCGCAGCAGCCAGCGATGAAAAAGCTGAACCGGGAACGCCGAAAACTGTAG